In Paenibacillus sp. J23TS9, a single genomic region encodes these proteins:
- a CDS encoding GerMN domain-containing protein — translation MSRKLWCAGILALVMIASAGCGQKPTTAPESGQQETVSGEQQTTGSGNETVPEDNAGSDDKGSAAGTEQDDSSKGSSTDSSSQTTESTAKKEMIDVYYTDPQELDLKKSQKEISYKNETGKYEEAFKALQSSGKSELVPLWGKIELKKLDFKNGEITMDIHMPDEARLGAGGEQYALDALTKTMFQFDEVKTVELLVDGAKVESLMGHVDLEHPLTRH, via the coding sequence ATGAGTAGGAAATTGTGGTGTGCAGGCATTTTGGCTTTGGTGATGATTGCCTCGGCCGGCTGCGGCCAGAAGCCGACAACCGCGCCGGAAAGCGGACAGCAAGAGACAGTCTCCGGGGAGCAGCAAACTACAGGAAGCGGCAATGAGACTGTTCCTGAGGATAATGCGGGCAGCGATGATAAAGGTAGTGCGGCAGGTACCGAGCAAGATGATTCGTCTAAAGGGTCATCAACCGATTCATCTTCCCAAACAACGGAGTCAACCGCTAAAAAAGAAATGATAGATGTTTATTATACCGATCCTCAGGAATTGGATTTGAAAAAATCCCAAAAGGAAATCAGCTATAAGAATGAAACTGGGAAATATGAGGAAGCCTTCAAGGCTCTTCAATCCAGCGGCAAGTCCGAGCTGGTTCCGCTATGGGGAAAAATCGAGCTGAAAAAGCTTGATTTTAAAAATGGTGAAATCACCATGGACATTCATATGCCTGACGAGGCGAGACTGGGAGCCGGTGGCGAACAGTATGCTTTGGATGCACTGACCAAGACGATGTTCCAATTTGACGAGGTCAAAACCGTTGAACTTCTGGTAGATGGTGCGAAGGTGGAAAGTCTGATGGGTCATGTCGATCTGGAGCATCCTTTGACAAGACACTGA
- a CDS encoding N-acetylmuramoyl-L-alanine amidase family protein, which produces MKKNGFLLFLLLFIVMMVSVQDRAAAAAGNVQIILDGNELKVSKDTKVTNVNGSTMVPFRVIGENLGFDVKWEQKSQKVLISKDSKSIELIVNQKNATVNGKKLSLDNPPLLQNNIVVVPVRFVSEQMGIHVSWDGANQTVYLTTAASDPPKSESGTGAGNGDVPVPDPLPGTSPTGGTPTTEPGEVSDPSTTVPPTSGKALISGISFSENRLMIASQGGSITPKVFKMSGPDRIVVDLPNAGFSSDFLGGANAAAGNQGQLDVSGYPDVTNIRYSLFSSSPSTVRVVIDLSYPKEYSVYSDPSGPGLLIVDLNKSDSTPANPVGGNGKKVVVIDAGHGDQDPGTLGYSKKKEKDFNLAVAQKVGQLLANEPNIDFVLTRSDDTFLKLEERARIANDLNADVFVSIHANSGPIAASGSETYYQRDASKALANVMHKYLVTATGLPDRGVKYGNFHVIRETKMPAVLLEVGYLSNPKDEAALFSESVQNNVAQGIVNGIKEYLGIQ; this is translated from the coding sequence ATGAAAAAAAACGGATTTTTATTGTTTTTGTTGCTGTTTATCGTCATGATGGTGTCTGTTCAGGATCGGGCAGCTGCCGCGGCAGGAAATGTTCAGATTATACTGGACGGGAACGAGCTGAAAGTTTCTAAAGATACCAAGGTTACGAATGTGAATGGCAGTACCATGGTTCCTTTCCGCGTGATCGGGGAAAACCTTGGATTCGATGTGAAGTGGGAGCAGAAATCGCAAAAGGTCCTGATCAGCAAGGACAGCAAGTCGATTGAGCTGATTGTGAATCAAAAGAATGCTACTGTGAATGGGAAAAAATTAAGCTTGGACAACCCTCCGCTCCTGCAAAACAACATTGTGGTCGTTCCTGTACGTTTTGTCAGTGAACAGATGGGTATTCATGTGAGCTGGGATGGGGCAAACCAAACGGTATATCTTACAACAGCGGCATCCGATCCTCCGAAATCCGAAAGCGGAACAGGCGCGGGCAATGGAGACGTACCCGTTCCCGATCCTTTGCCTGGTACAAGCCCAACGGGTGGGACGCCGACGACGGAGCCGGGTGAAGTGTCTGATCCCTCGACTACGGTGCCGCCTACATCAGGTAAAGCCCTGATCAGTGGTATCAGCTTCAGCGAGAACCGTTTGATGATTGCTTCCCAAGGGGGTTCGATTACCCCTAAAGTATTTAAAATGTCCGGTCCGGACCGAATCGTTGTAGATTTGCCTAATGCGGGCTTCTCATCCGATTTTCTGGGCGGGGCGAACGCTGCTGCAGGAAATCAGGGACAGCTGGATGTCAGCGGCTATCCGGATGTAACGAACATCCGTTATTCCCTTTTCAGCAGCAGTCCTTCAACCGTTAGAGTTGTCATCGACTTGAGTTACCCCAAAGAATACTCGGTATACAGCGATCCATCGGGTCCAGGACTTCTTATTGTTGACCTGAACAAGTCTGACAGCACGCCAGCTAATCCGGTTGGAGGAAACGGCAAAAAAGTCGTGGTTATTGATGCAGGCCATGGAGATCAAGACCCGGGAACGCTAGGCTATTCGAAGAAAAAGGAAAAAGACTTCAATCTGGCTGTAGCCCAAAAGGTAGGACAGCTTCTGGCCAATGAACCGAACATAGATTTTGTGCTTACACGCAGTGACGATACGTTCCTTAAGCTTGAAGAAAGAGCAAGGATTGCGAATGACCTGAATGCGGATGTTTTTGTTTCCATCCATGCCAATAGCGGGCCTATAGCAGCCAGCGGCAGTGAAACATACTATCAGCGCGATGCAAGCAAGGCGCTTGCGAACGTCATGCACAAGTACCTCGTCACGGCGACGGGATTGCCAGACCGCGGTGTCAAATACGGCAATTTTCACGTCATCCGCGAGACCAAGATGCCTGCCGTTCTGCTCGAAGTCGGTTACTTGAGCAATCCGAAGGATGAGGCTGCTTTATTCAGTGAGTCTGTGCAAAATAACGTTGCCCAAGGCATCGTAAACGGCATTAAAGAATACCTTGGAATTCAATAA
- a CDS encoding GerMN domain-containing protein encodes MNKKLLSAALLAMVMVVGAGCGQKPTAAPASQETAQNQNEQSDVNAAQPDDSNGSDAAQGDDATNTDQVDKPDQKADEPAAQKQTIEVYYTDPQEMELKKSEKEIHFKTDSDKYQEAFKALQNSGNSELIPLWGKIELKSMDVKDGAMTLDIHMPDEARLGAGGEQFALDALSQTMFQFKEVQTIELLVDGQQVESLMGHVDLDHPMKRN; translated from the coding sequence GTGAACAAAAAGCTCTTAAGCGCTGCGCTTCTGGCTATGGTTATGGTTGTAGGAGCAGGTTGCGGACAAAAGCCGACAGCAGCCCCTGCTTCGCAGGAAACAGCACAAAATCAAAATGAACAATCGGATGTCAACGCGGCGCAGCCCGATGATTCTAACGGTTCCGATGCTGCCCAGGGGGACGATGCAACAAATACGGATCAGGTGGATAAGCCGGATCAGAAGGCGGATGAACCCGCAGCTCAGAAGCAAACCATTGAGGTTTATTATACGGATCCGCAGGAAATGGAACTGAAGAAAAGCGAGAAGGAAATCCATTTCAAAACAGATTCTGATAAATATCAAGAGGCCTTCAAAGCACTGCAGAATAGCGGAAATAGCGAACTCATCCCTCTTTGGGGCAAGATTGAGCTGAAATCAATGGACGTGAAGGACGGAGCAATGACACTGGATATTCACATGCCGGATGAAGCACGACTGGGAGCCGGCGGTGAGCAGTTCGCTCTTGATGCATTATCCCAAACGATGTTCCAGTTTAAAGAAGTCCAAACGATAGAGCTTCTGGTTGACGGGCAGCAGGTCGAAAGCCTAATGGGTCATGTAGACCTGGATCATCCGATGAAGAGAAACTAA
- a CDS encoding N-acetylmuramoyl-L-alanine amidase family protein — protein sequence MKKFGFMAVLLFVFILAFPHNGQAAASSAKIFLDDKQLSLSGNAKVENVNGNIMIPFRVVGENLGFDVAWEQKTRTVTIKKDSEVIKLVVNQKTADVNGTKVSLNIAPILRTDTVIVPIRFVSEQMGLKVNWDNNKKIVYLYTQEIETGNGDAGTGAGNGGEATPGTGSGNGGSNAGSTAAQVNGISFSDNRLMIATNGQAKVNAFKMSGPDRIVIDLESAKFSDTFSSSNSPLDQNSMGSLDVSGYPDVSKVRYSLYNNNPSTVRVVVDLNYAKNYKLTNENGLYIVDLNTSDSGTPSKPIGGSGKKIVVIDAGHGAHDPGTTGITGKKEKDFNLAIVLKVEKLLKQEPNIDVVLTRSDDTFLELKDRVKIANDLKADVFVSIHANSAGSSAASGSETYYQRDASKAFANVMHKYLVQATGLSDRGVRYGNFHVIRETKMPAVLLEVGYLSNKKDEATLFTESVQQRVAQGVVNGIKEYLGVQ from the coding sequence ATGAAGAAGTTTGGTTTTATGGCAGTGTTGTTATTTGTCTTCATTTTGGCGTTTCCTCACAATGGACAGGCTGCGGCAAGCAGTGCCAAAATTTTTCTGGATGACAAGCAACTGAGTCTGTCAGGAAATGCAAAAGTGGAAAATGTGAATGGTAATATCATGATTCCATTTCGTGTCGTCGGAGAGAATCTGGGGTTTGACGTCGCATGGGAACAAAAGACGCGCACGGTAACCATAAAAAAAGATTCTGAGGTCATCAAACTTGTAGTTAATCAAAAAACAGCCGATGTGAATGGAACAAAAGTATCCTTGAACATCGCACCCATTTTGCGTACAGATACCGTGATCGTACCTATACGCTTCGTCAGTGAACAAATGGGGCTTAAAGTGAACTGGGACAATAATAAGAAGATCGTATACTTATATACCCAAGAAATTGAAACTGGAAACGGGGACGCAGGAACAGGTGCCGGAAACGGCGGAGAAGCGACTCCGGGAACAGGATCAGGTAATGGCGGCAGCAATGCGGGCAGTACAGCGGCTCAGGTGAATGGTATCAGTTTCAGTGACAATCGCCTGATGATCGCAACGAATGGACAAGCCAAGGTCAATGCTTTCAAAATGAGCGGTCCTGATCGGATTGTTATCGATTTGGAAAGCGCGAAATTTTCGGATACCTTCAGCAGCAGCAATTCACCTCTCGATCAAAACTCGATGGGATCGTTGGATGTCAGCGGTTATCCTGACGTTTCGAAAGTCAGATATTCGCTCTATAACAATAATCCTTCAACGGTAAGGGTCGTTGTTGATCTGAACTATGCGAAAAATTACAAGCTGACCAATGAGAATGGTTTGTACATCGTCGATTTGAATACATCAGACTCCGGTACGCCGTCGAAGCCAATTGGCGGCAGCGGAAAGAAAATCGTCGTTATTGATGCAGGACATGGAGCTCATGACCCGGGAACAACCGGTATTACGGGCAAAAAGGAGAAGGATTTCAACCTGGCTATTGTTTTGAAGGTTGAAAAACTCCTGAAACAGGAACCAAATATTGATGTTGTGCTTACACGCAGCGATGATACGTTCCTTGAATTGAAGGATCGTGTCAAGATTGCCAATGATTTGAAAGCAGACGTGTTTGTATCGATTCATGCTAACAGTGCAGGTTCTTCGGCTGCTTCCGGCAGCGAAACCTACTATCAGCGAGACGCGAGCAAGGCGTTTGCCAATGTCATGCACAAATATCTGGTACAAGCTACGGGTCTTTCGGACCGTGGAGTCCGTTATGGCAACTTCCACGTCATCCGGGAAACAAAAATGCCGGCGGTTCTTCTTGAAGTCGGATACCTCAGCAACAAAAAGGATGAAGCTACACTGTTCACCGAAAGCGTTCAACAACGCGTTGCTCAAGGGGTCGTAAATGGAATTAAAGAATATTTGGGTGTTCAATAA
- the leuD gene encoding 3-isopropylmalate dehydratase small subunit — MEAFTKLTGLVAPVDRVNVDTDAIIPKQFLKRIERTGFGQFLFFEWRFDEQGNDIANFSLNQPRYKGSSILISRANFGCGSSREHAPWAIMDYGFKCVIAPSFADIFYNNCFKNGILPIKLSEEQVEDLFQRTAAHEGYQLNVDLDNKTITDSEGLHIDFELDEHRRQFLLQGLDDIGLTLQHEDEISAYEQKHASHLFA, encoded by the coding sequence ATGGAAGCTTTTACTAAATTAACAGGCCTTGTTGCCCCGGTAGACCGGGTGAACGTGGATACGGATGCCATTATCCCTAAACAGTTTTTGAAACGGATCGAACGCACCGGCTTCGGACAGTTTCTGTTCTTCGAATGGAGATTTGATGAGCAAGGGAATGACATCGCCAATTTCTCCCTGAACCAACCGCGCTACAAGGGCTCTTCAATCCTGATTTCCCGTGCCAACTTTGGCTGCGGATCTTCCCGTGAGCATGCACCATGGGCAATCATGGACTATGGCTTTAAATGCGTCATTGCTCCATCATTTGCGGATATTTTCTATAATAACTGTTTTAAAAACGGTATTCTGCCGATCAAGCTCTCTGAAGAGCAGGTGGAGGATTTGTTCCAGCGCACTGCAGCTCATGAAGGATATCAGCTGAACGTAGATCTGGATAATAAGACAATTACCGATAGCGAAGGTCTTCATATCGATTTTGAGCTTGATGAGCACCGCCGCCAATTCCTTCTGCAGGGTCTGGATGACATCGGTTTGACTCTTCAACATGAAGATGAGATTTCCGCATACGAGCAAAAGCATGCTTCGCATCTGTTTGCTTAA